The following coding sequences are from one Lolium rigidum isolate FL_2022 chromosome 6, APGP_CSIRO_Lrig_0.1, whole genome shotgun sequence window:
- the LOC124668550 gene encoding uncharacterized protein LOC124668550, whose protein sequence is MQHELASRAPIFVQNENLPIFRGVDGKKAGVARGPAARAGRRERRALGDLGKAGKAPPAGAGGKGAAAGAAESVHGSKGVAKPSRLSDEDWMKCCEWAKDGIETASFTGNDVQRLMADQQKERIRKKVDKAMGTFQVSMESIYDIDVPSKISMADRDDETKLELDPEFLPSMTRLSSRLAEHHDNYLLSDLEFEHELFTDRHIDLKLKDDYEKDCSSMSTILLH, encoded by the exons ATGCAGCACGAATTGGCTTCGCGGGCTCCAATCTTCGTGCAAAACGAGAACTTGCCGATCTTTCGAG GCGTTGATGGCAAGAAAGCCGGGGTCGCCCGCGGGCCAGCGGCCAGGGCGGGGCGGCGAGAACGGAGGGCCCTGGGAGATCTGGGTAAAGCCGGGAAAGCTCCGCCGGCCGGTGCCGGAGGGAAGGgtgcagcagcaggagcagcggaGAGTGTGCATGGTTCAAAGGGCGTGGCGAAACCCAGCCGTCTCAGTGATGAGGATTGGATGAAGTGCTGCGAGTGGGCTAAGGATGGAATTGAAACTGCAAGCTTCACTGGAAATGATGTGCAGAGACTGATGGCAGATCAGCAAAAAGAGC GCATACGGAAGAAGGTGGATAAGGCAATGGGCACTTTTCAGGTTTCTATGGAAAGTATTTATGACATCGATGTACCATCGAAG ATATCCATGGCCGACCGAGATGATGAAACAAAACTTGAGCTGGATCCTGAATTTCTTCCTTCGATGACACGCTTAAGCTCAAGACTTG CTGAACATCATGACAACTATCTCCTTTCTGACCTGGAATTTGAGCACGAACTATTTACTGACCGCCATATCGATCTGAAGCTCAAAGATGACTACGAAAAGGATTGTTCTTCAATGTCGACAATATTACTTCATTGA